In Corylus avellana chromosome ca2, CavTom2PMs-1.0, the following proteins share a genomic window:
- the LOC132172513 gene encoding uncharacterized protein LOC132172513 has translation MEDPSEEWKIEGYGGKMRWILNKGLILGRKILITGIVVSSAPIVLPPILALSVIGFVVSVPSGFLLASYAFSEMLMRKLLPNDEEEVYWDEEKEEEGVGFGGEYYMEKEEEELMEETKRRVEMRVELVEEEVGENNEDVVEYVEENEYEEDGDEEYLDEEEKPLEERIEVIHCYGRGEMKGEVEELKEEEAPKVREKMLQTRYVENIDSMPKEVESIVLEGKSFDNNVQVEKPIVVVSETINEEMRKGKDVDNLTEAEISTGHGNEKQKPMLDKAAVFQARRAEGNYVTHDVALDFKLNRNKENVIFSNIDVREMADESGLDLFDDKNVAGQQTSYVVHGTAKESSVGREATESVELSVSAVVHEPNHNGLPSKKDIIAASSEVLYNEEKIWEKIEAMRSIVGYKAVPQKTCIEEVKALYIFTGVEPPTSFKDPTSDLGQVYDRLHFLMSIVGVK, from the exons ATGGAAGACCCAAGTGAGGAGTGGAAGATTGAAGGATATGGTGGCAAGATGAGATGGATTTTGAACAAGGGACTGATACTAGGAAGGAAGATTTTGATCACGGGTATTGTAGTTTCATCTGCACCAATAGTTCTGCCTCCAATATTGGCTCTTTCAGTTATTGGGTTTGTTGTTTCAGTCCCTTCTGGGTTCCTCTTGGCAAGCTATGCTTTCTCTGAAATGCTTATGAGAAAGTTGCTACctaatgatgaagaagaagtatATTGGgatgaagaaaaggaagaggaaggaGTGGGGTTTGGAGGAGAATATTATAtggaaaaagaggaagaagagctcaTGGAGGAAACAAAGAGAAGGGTTGAGATGAGAGTTGAATTAGTTGAGGAGGAAGTTGGGGAAAACAATGAAGATGTAGTTGAGTATGTGGAGGAAAATGAGTATGAAGAAGATGGTGATGAGGAGTATTTAGATGAGGAGGAAAAGCCATTGGAAGAGAGAATTGAAGTGATACATTGCTATGGCAGGGGGGAGATGAAAGGAGAAGTGGAAGAATTGAAAGAAGAGGAAGCTCCAAAAGTAAGAGAGAAGATGCTACAAACAAGATATGTGGAAAACATAGATTCTATGCCAAAAGAGGTGGAATCAATTGTATTAGAAGGAAAAAGTTTTGACAATAATGTACAAGTTGAGAAACCAATAGTGGTAGTAAGTGAAACGATAAATGAAGAGATGAGAAAAGGGAAGGATGTTGATAACCTTACAGAAGCAGAGATATCAACAGGACATGGAAATGAGAAGCAGAAACCTATGTTAGACAAGGCAGCTGTGTTTCAAGCACGAAGAGCAGAGGGTAATTATGTTACTCATGATGTAGCTCTggatttcaaattaaataggaATAAGGAAAATGTGATTTTCTCAAATATAGATGTTAGAGAGATGGCTGATGAAAGTGGATTGGATTTGTTTGATGACAAAAATGTAGCTGGTCAGCAAACCTCTTATGTAGTTCATGGAACTGCCAAAG AATCATCAGTGGGCAGGGAAGCTACAGAATCTGTGGAGCTTTCTGTTTCAGCTGTAGTTCATGAGCCTAATCATAATGGACTTCCCTCTAAGAAAGACATTATTGCCGCTTCTAGTGAG GTATTGTACAATGAGGAGAAGATATGGGAAAAGATTGAGGCCATGCGAAGTATAGTAGGTTATAAAGCCGTGCCCCAGAAAACGTGCATAGAGGAAGTAAAAGCTCTCTACATCTTCACTGGAGTGGAGCCACCAACCTCATTCAAAGACCCCACCTCTGATCTTGGACAAGTTTATGACAGGCTTCACTTCCTCATGTCCATAGTTGGAGTCAAGTAG
- the LOC132172136 gene encoding uncharacterized protein LOC132172136, whose amino-acid sequence MEDPSEEWKIEEYGGKMRWILNKGLILGRKILITGIVVSSAPIVLPPILALSVIGFVVSVPSGFLLASYACSEMLMRKLLPNDEEEVYWDEEKEEEGVGFGGEYYTEKEEEELMEETKRRVEMRIELVEEEVGENNEDVVEYVEENEYEEDGDEEYLDEEEKPLEERIEVIHCYGRGEMKGEVEALKEEEAPKVREKMLQTRYVENIDSMPKEVESIVLEGTSFDNNVQVEKPIVVVSETINEEMKKGKDVDNITEAEISTGHGNEEQKSMLDKATVFQAGRAEGNYVTHDVALDFKLNRNKENVIFSNIDVREMADESGLDLFDDKNVAGQQCSYVVHGTAKESSVGRDATESVELSVSAVVHEPNHNGLPSKKDIIAPSSEVLYNEEKIWEKIEAMRSIVGYKAMPQKTCIEEVKALYIFTGVEPPTSFKDPTSDLGEVYDRLHFLMSIVGVK is encoded by the exons ATGGAAGACCCAAGTGAGGAGTGGAAGATTGAAGAATATGGTGGCAAGATGAGATGGATTTTGAACAAGGGACTGATACTAGGAAGGAAGATTTTGATCACGGGTATTGTAGTTTCATCTGCACCAATAGTTCTGCCTCCAATATTGGCTCTTTCAGTTATTGGGTTTGTTGTTTCAGTCCCTTCTGGGTTCCTCTTGGCAAGCTATGCTTGCTCTGAAATGCTTATGAGAAAGTTGCTACctaatgatgaagaagaagtatATTGGgatgaagaaaaggaagaggaaggaGTGGGGTTTGGAGGAGAATATTATAcggaaaaagaggaagaagagctcaTGGAGGAAACAAAGAGAAGGGTTGAGATGAGAATTGAATTAGTTGAGGAGGAAGTTGGGGAAAACAATGAAGATGTAGTTGAGTATGTGGAGGAAAATGAGTATGAAGAAGATGGTGATGAGGAGTATTTAGATGAGGAGGAAAAGCCATTGGAAGAGAGAATTGAAGTGATACATTGCTATGGCAGGGGGGAGATGAAAGGAGAAGTGGAAGCATTGAAAGAAGAGGAAGCTCCAAAAGTAAGAGAGAAGATGCTACAAACAAGATATGTGGAAAACATAGATTCTATGCCAAAAGAGGTGGAATCAATTGTATTAGAAGGAACAAGTTTTGACAATAATGTACAAGTTGAGAAACCAATAGTGGTAGTAAGTGAAACGATAAATGAAGAGATGAAAAAAGGGAAGGATGTTGATAACATTACAGAAGCAGAGATATCAACAGGACATGGAAATGAGGAGCAGAAATCTATGTTAGACAAGGCAACTGTGTTTCAAGCAGGAAGAGCAGAGGGTAATTATGTTACTCATGATGTAGCTCTcgatttcaaattaaataggaATAAGGAAAATGTGATTTTCTCAAATATAGATGTTAGAGAGATGGCTGATGAAAGTGGATTGGATTTGTTTGATGACAAAAATGTAGCTGGTCAGCAGTGCTCTTATGTAGTTCATGGAACTGCCAAAG AGTCATCAGTGGGCAGGGACGCTACAGAATCTGTGGAGCTTTCTGTTTCAGCTGTAGTTCATGAGCCTAATCATAATGGACTTCCCTCTAAGAAAGACATTATTGCTCCTTCTAGTGAG GTATTGTACAATGAGGAGAAGATATGGGAAAAGATTGAGGCCATGCGAAGTATAGTAGGTTATAAAGCCATGCCCCAGAAAACGTGCATAGAGGAAGTAAAAGCTCTCTACATCTTCACTGGAGTGGAGCCACCAACCTCATTCAAAGACCCCACCTCCGATCTTGGAGAAGTTTATGACAGGCTTCACTTCCTCATGTCCATAGTTGGAGTCAAGTAG
- the LOC132169025 gene encoding uncharacterized protein LOC132169025 translates to MSSSTSNPQTLAPEQRPSKMPRIESQIVESFDISTLQHDPGLRPQIWEYPVNQQDEIRCAYLKVGPNRFIPSSSSGYPFSGTEKNRRRFQSSWFKMFDWLEYSENKDAAYCLPCFLFAKKPTGRFGGSAFTIEGFRNWKKVNDGTHCSFLVHMGNGPCSPHNNAVKCCDNLKNQSQHIDKVIDKQTSEEKLNNRLRLKTSIESIRYLAYQGCPYRGHDEGPDSKNRGNFLELIKLVSNFNDDVAKVVLENAPQNAKYTSPQVQKDILHVLAKRVRDAICEEIERFFDIVQVKDTSALTLKDKISDVLSQNCLDIQSIRGQGYDGASNMRALVAISREVTVVHDFFSNLNFIINVVSSSCKRHRDLQDAQEADIAYLIAIEELETGKGANQIVLEKIIKEGSTYSQRGDAEVAYEMITSFRFIFILHLMREIMGTTDCLCQHLQQKSQDILNAMQLVSNTKVLLQKLRNEDWDNFLEKVVSFSKKFEIDIPDFGARYVKGRGRLPRDHITVEHY, encoded by the exons ATGTCTTCATCGACATCAAATCCTCAAACTTTAGCTCCTGAGCAACGCCCTTCTAAGATGCCAAGAATTGAATCTCAAATAGTTGAGTCATTTGACATTTCTACTCTACAACATGATCCCGGGTTACGTCCTCAAATATGGGAATATCCTGTTAATCAACAGGATGAAATTAGATGTGCTTATCTTAAAGTCGGTCCGAATAGGTTCATTCCTTCTAGTAGTTCTGGATATCCGTTTTCGGGAACTGAAAAAAACCGCCGAAGATTTCAATCATCTTGGTTTAAGATGTTTGATTGGTTAGAATATTCTGAGAACAAAGATGCTGCTTATTGTCTACCCTGCtttctttttgctaaaaagccAACGGGACGGTTTGGAGGTAGTGCATTTACTATTGAAGGATTTCGCAATTGGAAGAAAGTTAATGATGGCACACATTGTTCTTTTTTGGTCCACATGGGAAATGGGCCAtgttcacctcataataatgctGTTAAGTGTTGTGACAATTTGAAGAATCAATCTCAACATATTGATAAGgtgatagataagcaaacttcggaagaaaaattgaacaatcGATTGCGATTGAAGACTTCAATCGAATCTATTCGGTATTTAGCATATCAAGGATGTCCTTATAGAGGTCACGATGAAGGTCCCGATTCTAAAAATCGCGGCAATTTTCTTGAGTTGATAAAACTTGTGTCCAATTTCAACGATGATGTTGCTAaggttgttttagaaaatgctccacaaaatgcaaaatatacttCACCTCAAgtccaaaaagatattttacatgTCTTGGCAAAAAGAGTGCGAGATGCAATTTGTGAAGAAATTG aacgCTTCTTTGATATTGTCCAAGTTAAAGATACATCGGCATTgactttaaaggataaaatatcTGATGTTCTTTCTCAAAATTGTCTTGATATTCAAAGTATTCGTGGACAAGGGTATGATGGTGCTAGCAATATGCGTG cattagttgctATATCTCGAGAGGTAACGGTTGTTCatgatttcttctcaaatttgaatttcattattaatGTGGTTAGTTCTTCATGTAAACGTCATCGTGATTTGCAAGATGCTCAAGAAGCAGATATCGCATATTTGATAGCTATTGAGGAACTTGAAACTGGAAAAGGAGCTAaccaaattg TGCTTGAGAAGATTATAAAAGAAGGATCAACTTACTCTCAACGTGGGGATGCTGAAGTTGCTTATGAAATGATTACATCATTCAGatttatattcattttacaTTTGATGAGAGAAATCATGGGTACCACTGATTGTCTTTGTCAACATTTGCAACAAAAATCTCAAGACATCTTGAATGCTATGCAATTAGTTTCTAATACAAAAGTACTCctccaaaaattgagaaatgaagattgggataattttcttgagaaaGTAGTCTCTTTCTCtaagaaatttgaaatagacATTCCAGATTTTGGTGCTCGTTATGTTAAAGGCCGAGGTCGTCTTCCACGGGATCACATTACGGTGGAACattattaa